CAGTTAAGATTTATTTGATTGTTCTTCGATTTTTGTCTCCTAGCTTGATCTTCTTTTCACGATTTCGTCAGCTGGCATCAGAGCTTTTGTGTTACGGTCCACTTTTGCTACCACTTCAGAAAATATTTGTCCTGGCTTTTTTTCATTACGTTTTGCAAGCTGAAGCATttcatttacatattttgtgacATTGATTTTCCCTGAGTTTTTGGTACATGATCAGATGTGTTGTGATGACGTGTGGTTCAGAATAGTCCAGATCAGATTGTAATATTCCCGGacattttaataagtttaatttcATGCAGCGCCATGACATTTttttgatacctatatattttataggggTCTAGGCCAAAATAGCGAAACAATTTACCGCGAATGTAAAAATCGCGAATCGATAATAGCGTAAATAAAAACagcgaattttaaaataagcgATCATGCATAATAaagaaacttaaaattatatatcattttatatatctCGCAGGGAAATAATTTTAGGACAAAACCCTATGCAGGTAGgtcacaataatatcgttatacctACTGATATCGTCAATATgctatcttaattattatttaacttatacatATACTAATGAGAATAAGAACTTCATAAAAGGTACAGCATATAATTTGTCACTGAatgtctaaatataattatatttaaattgattataattattttatttaaaattattattattactactataaatacttattattagaacttaacgatattataattataatgaatgtattcaaaaacaataaaagagacaaataaacactaaatataatgatttttcatttatattccaTGATCActccatattttattgtatgctttacttttttaaatttattaatcttatttataaactatttttgtccattttttattgtatcaaatatgtttgatttttacaCTGTGTCATATAAGCAACCCGACAGACAGATGTTTCTCTTTTCgctatttttatttacgctaTTATTAATTCGCGATTTTTACATTCGCGGTAATTGTTTCGCTATTTTGGCCGGATACCATTTTACAGTATACATGTGCCCACCAAATATGGCTTAAGCCACCTTTGTTCGATCTCGTTACTtccatttattagtttttaacaaatttatgaaCTACACTTTACTACGTTAACACGAAAACCGAACGACGTTGACGACGCTGAAGACAATAATTAcgtattatagatttatatgtAACGATAACTGTAATTTGTCGGAGTTTGAAAACCAGACactaaatataggtagtaatgtAATAAACTAGTATAGGTAAAGCCACAGCTTATGTCCGTATGGCTGTATAGATACGATAtaacaaaaactaataaataataatccaataaaatcattaaagtCACTCACACTTGTTTTGTCGATAATTTAAACGATAAGAtacctacatactattataCCATGGCGTCTCGTGAAATTTCTTGGttgaaatactatattattacattttaccttTATCGTAAGACCAGGGAAGAtctcaaaaaaaatcatagggGGGTGTATTCATCAAAATTGCCGActagaatttgaaattcaacatttttgttaactattaagttatttttagtttcaatatgctatacatttataatttctttattacctTATGTTTCAATGTatggttaaattaaatttgtagttgaaacttagaaatacctaacttattatttttaatttatatcagaatgaaataatatcaacaaacataatatgaaataggtaataattataattcatcatttattattattgttgccaaATCATTATCTTCATTATAAGAATCGTCCTCTTctatcataagtcataacctatataaatataaaataatctcaaTAATTGTAATTGCATTGTGTAGGTAggttacctaattatttactaatgattttaatctaattattaaaaaatgtcattcaatttaataaaaaatattagattctggGTGAAAcgagatatgtataatatttttaaaatctatatttttgtatatctatattaattaatctatgtacttataatctatatttcgtaaattataaaagtgatgaaccatattatgtagatataagatattttaagcCTTGAAATAAACAGGGTgagttttaaatgaaaaattacaatttacaactcgTGGTACTTTCTAAGCCTTGTACCTGAAAATAACTTGCGAAGTaagcacaattattaaaataccgaaTAAGGTGTACAACAGACTGTTGTCAACTACAGTTGTACGGACATCAAACACGCACATTATACGATACAAGATAATCGGTAATCTTCGTCTGTTGAGCGTTTCTTTGAAACGCGATTATCGCGTATTTtggatattccaaaaaaaaattataggtaccctCACTcgataacgtattataatataatattataatcgcccGCCTCAACCGTCGCACATGctattagatcatattatactagtGTCAGTGCCGCATTAAGACATTTTGCGCCCcggtgcaaaaaaaaattagcacccCTAAGCCCCGGTGAAAAAAATTTGCTCCCCCCTAAGGCCTAACAACGGAAAATATTTGAGATAGATCCTCATTAACCTTTTAGATTTTTagcaaagaaaataatatttgttttacaatgtgtgctttttttcaaaatattgtttagtaattGCTTGATCCTCTCTCCGCAAAGATTCATTTGAATTTATGTCCCTTAAACCTTGCTTATAATTCATCATaaaggttgtttttttttttaacattttgaagtaggtacttcatgaataaataaaataaaattatataaaactatgcaaattaatattttatattatttgtatatgtatagtattttataaaaataatgtaactatatgtataatataatatttaaattgttcttCTACTCTGTAGAGTTGCAAATTCTGGAATTACTTGGTTTaagattttacatattttaaactatttatttttgcacATTTTGATTAGGTTAAGTTAACTCTGattaatacataggtagttataacttatattgtaacttctaagtataatttatgttgtatagaCAAAAGacatatagtgtaggtatacctatatttacttaCAACTGTTGAGTATTTTTCACAAAACAAGTCTTgaagttttttatatttgttaacaacattaagttgttttttgtgttttaacaaagttttttttcgatttttactACCACTTAGCTTTTTTTACTGGtttactaggtacctaataagtagTGCTGGGATTTTAATGcccttaaaaaatgaaaaaatgacttaaaaactcaaaaaatgcactaaacaaatgcatttaaattatattaataatagtttaaaaattggaaaaaaaattttaaattaaactacagtaatgtattttttttgtatttttttttgataatttattttacgttacttttttcgtttttatgctTCTGTTTTCTTAATCAttcattctaaaataataattttaatattttaacttgtttttgctaaaaattttttataaaattgttatcgacaataacttgtacctatgtatatgtacctaccatatatgaatggtgtaataaaaataataattcaaaataggtatataacggTGATAATTTTCGGAGAAAAGCCTTGCTATgatgaaatatatgaatatatgatactATTGTAAACTCCTCCAGATGGCGGGTCGGTCCTGCCGACGATGGTGGCCCTCTCCCTGCCATCCGTGGCGAGGTTTGGCCGAGTGAGCGCTGCGGAGAGTAGTGTAGTACTAGTGTGTGTGACGATACGTCCATGTGTCGAAACGCGtcttattaaatgtattgtgttgttattataaagGTCTCTAATAAACGAGTTTAATGAATATTGCGTCCTTTACTTGTTAAGTGTAACCAAGAAGTTAACATAAATATCAGAAGTGGGATTTGTTCCGTAGAACGTAGTGCGTCGGGTTGTCGTTTTGGCTGTGCgtcattttgttgaaaataaccGATGTCCGACAAAACGCGTGGTTTTGGCTATCGGCTTAAATTACACGGCGCTGTTCGAGGTTATAGTGAAGTTCGTTCGCCGAGACTCGGAGTGGTAGTAACGTGGTAACGCTACCCGGTTGATTAGTGGGTAATCGCCGATGTCCGGAACCTTATCAACAGCTGCACTCGTGTTGAGTGGTGATAACTGGTTGGAAAAATAAAGAGATGGCGGTCGAGGACGAAAATGCTGTGGGTGCGTCATCGAATAATATAAAGGCGCCGACGTACCTCGAGTGGGTGACAATGGTGGAACAGCTCAAGCAGCAGAGTGAACGGTCGTTGGGATTGCAGTTAGAAATTGAATTCCTGCGGAAACTGATGAATGACAATAATGATGTGTCCAAGTCCGTTGTTGACAACGCGCCCGTTGCTGTTGCGACGCCCACGGTGCATCTAGAGTACCGGGTAGTTCCTGACCTAAGCCGTGCGATGACCTCGTTTTCGGGAAACGAGACCCCGCTACAGGCGGATGACTGGTTACAGGAAGTAAAAGGTATGACGACCCTAAATCATTGGCCGTTTGAATACGTGTTGCAGTACGTTAGAATGCATTTGACTGGTCCGGCAAAAGATTGGTTCTCGGGTCGGGAATTCACCGACTGGGACATGTTAGAACTAAAATTCCGGCTCGTTTTCGTGCGTGACACGTTTGCTGCCGATCGTGAGATGAGATGCGGGCGCGGAAGCAAGGACCAGTCGAGACCCTCATCTCATATCTGCAAATCAAGCTCCACATGTGCAGAGGTATCGGACACTCGTTCCAGATGTCTAAAGACTACGTCTTGCGAGGACTGAGATCCAGGGAAATGGCCCTGTACGCTGTTGGTCGGAATCACTCTTGTGACGAAGAGTTGTTGAGTGACCTGTTAAACTGGCAGCGCATGTGTGCGTTGCATGCGTCTCCGGATACGCCGAAGTATGTTGGTCCGCAAGCTGCTAAAGGGACGTCTGTCCGCCAACTACAAAAAAAGACTGAAGAGGAGTCGAACCCCAGTAAGTGGAAGAAATTTGATAAGACAGTCGAGGTGTCGAGTGGAACCCGGGTGGACGATTACTCCCCCAGCTGTTGGGTTTGCAAAAAGACTGGCCATTTGTCGCATGACTGTCCTGACAAGACGAGTCAAAAAACCGTGTGTTTTGGATGTGGGGTCGAGGGACATATCCGACCCAACTGCCCGGAAAAGGATCAAGCAAATGTCGCTGAAG
This genomic window from Metopolophium dirhodum isolate CAU chromosome 1, ASM1992520v1, whole genome shotgun sequence contains:
- the LOC132949381 gene encoding LOW QUALITY PROTEIN: uncharacterized protein LOC132949381 (The sequence of the model RefSeq protein was modified relative to this genomic sequence to represent the inferred CDS: inserted 1 base in 1 codon); translated protein: MTSFSGNETPLQADDWLQEVKGMTTLNHWPFEYVLQYVRMHLTGPAKDWFSGREFTDWDMLELKFRLVFVRDTFAADRXDEMRARKQGPVETLISYLQIKLHMCRGIGHSFQMSKDYVLRGLRSREMALYAVGRNHSCDEELLSDLLNWQRMCALHASPDTPKYVGPQAAKGTSVRQLQKKTEEESNPSKWKKFDKTVEVSSGTRVDDYSPSCWVCKKTGHLSHDCPDKTSQKTVCFGCGVEGHIRPNCPEKDQANVAEAGPVLTGHPYKKVGCVNGKEGDMLLDTGNHYSLIKENVATRCGLRVSPSARSLYGIGSTTVPSVNTVGEAMADVVLDGVNPGEVLLVVVSDAVQSPDVIVGRSWLDLPSVAYHKAHGHLYIHNAEASKDGTSVGTASHDKEPDYLSVVEVDRDPLVRQMLVLSDPEFVNAEVPGSSSVNCWKKTMEGLKSAWPRPLLSWPMPHKLLMSLSGSEKRWRIG